In one window of Arachis ipaensis cultivar K30076 chromosome B06, Araip1.1, whole genome shotgun sequence DNA:
- the LOC107647413 gene encoding protein MAIN-LIKE 1-like has translation MRLDERYVPYLQMAGLYHFARLNDRWFRLDEPLVSAFVERWRPETHTFHMPFGECTITLQDVAYQLGLPVDGDYVSGCLTDFHLYIEGGRPAWQWFHELLGVLPPENQVQKFAVNCTWFQETFAECPDGADEETVRRFVRAYIMMLLGTQLFADKSGNRIHIRWLPYVARLEEMGRYSWGSAALAWLYRCMCRVANRHVVKLAGPLQLLQSWIFWRFPTLRPSGYDEISWPLASRYRYCFVLYILLVFIVHAARVTPIQPVPDDSDESIEDEEPLIRRSFRTRVPRRCDL, from the coding sequence ATGCGTCTTGATGAGAGGTACGTTCCGTACCTGCAGATGGCCGGATTGTACCATTTTGCGAGACTGAATGACAGATGGTTCCGACTAGACGAGCCCCTAGTCAGCGCATTCGTCGAGAGGTGGCGGCCTGAGACGCACACCTTCCACATGCCTTTCGGAGAGTGCACCATCACTCTTCAGGACGTCGCATACCAGCTGGGGTTGCCAGTGGACGGAGATTACGTTAGTGGTTGCCTGACAGACTTTCACCTTTATATTGAGGGTGGGAGACCTGCTTGGCAGTGGTTCCATGAGTTGCTCGGTGTTTTACCTCCCGAAAACCAGGTGCAGAAATTCGCAGTCAACTGCACCTGGTTTCAGGAGACATTTGCAGAGTGTCCAGACGGGGCTGATGAGGAGACAGTTAGGCGCTTTGTCCGGGCCTATATCATGATGTTATTGGGCACGCAGCTCtttgccgacaagtccggcaaTCGTATACACATCAGATGGCTACCTTATGTTGCTCGGCTTGAGGAGATGGGTCGCTACAGTTGGGGGTCGGCGGCACTTGCATGGTTGTACAGGTGCATGTGCCGAGTCGCCAACAGACATGTGGTGAAGTTAGCTGGCCCTTTACAGTTACTACAGTCTTGGATATTCTGGAGGTTTCCCACTCTTAGACCATCTGGGTATGATGAGATTAGCTGGCCCCTTGCCTCGAGGTACCGTTATTGTTTTGTATTATATATTCTTCTCGTATTTATTGTGCATGCTGCGCGTGTGACCCCGATACAGCCAGTTCCGGATGACAGCGACGAGTCTATTGAGGATGAGGAGCCACTTATACGGAGGAGTTTCCGGACACGGGTGCCACGCCGTTgcgatttataa